Within the Chloroflexota bacterium genome, the region CGGACGCCGTACAATCCGGTCTACTCTCCGAGAAATGGGAGGGATCATCATGACAACCTATTTTCCCATGACGTTCGCCGAGTTGCATAGGCGCCTCCGTGAGCTCCGCTTTGGCACATCCACGAATGGAACCATCCAGATCGGTGCACAGAGTGGGACGGGGAACTTCACCTACACGGTGCCCCCGCGGACGGGACAGGTCACCTTCTACGTCGGTCGTCAGACGGCCGGCGTCGCCACGTCGGTGCCGTTCATGGTGGTGGATGTCTGTGGGGACTGGCAATCCACCGTAGGTGGTGGCCCAGGCGCGTTCTAGCAATCGTACGGACCTGGCGTCAGTCTCCTGATGCCGGCCAACCGCTGCCGCACGTCGCGTCCACCAGCCCGCAATCTGAGAGTGCGGGCGGAGGACAGCAGATCAGGCGAGAACTCCCCCTCTCCCTGTGCGCGGGAGAGGGGGGCTGGGGGGTGAGGGCCGCCCTTACTTCCGCCGCTTGTCCCAGACCTCCGGGTTCAGGATGCCGACCGGCTTCTCGCCGCGCTCCAGGAACCCGACGATGCTCTCGTTCATCATCGTCCAGGTGGCGTCCCAGACGCCGACCGTGGACGGCGCGCTGTGCGGGGTCAGCACCACGTTGTCGAGCGCGGCCCAGCGCTCCACCCGGTCGAGCGGCTCGACGGTCCAGGCGTCGATGCCAGCCCCCGCGATCTTCCCGCTGACGACCGCCTCGTAGGCGGCGTCCTCGTCCAGCAGCTTCCCGCGCGCCGTGTTGATCAGGTAGGCCGTCGGCTTCATCAGCGCGAGCTTCTCGGCGTTGATGATCTTGTGGGTGGACGGCATGGCCGGCAGGTGCAGCGTGACGAAGTCGCTCTGGGCCAGCAGGTCTTCCATCGAGACCAGCTCGACGCCGTTCGCCTCGACGAACGCCATGTCCGGGTACGGCTCGTAGGCGACGACGCGCATGTCGAAGCCCTTCGCCCGCTTCGCCACACCCTTGCCGATGCGGCCCAGCCCGACGATGCCAATCGTCTTCTGATAGATGTCGATGCCCCGGATGCCGCCCCAGCCGCCGGAACGGACCAGCCGGTCGTGCCGCGAGATGCGGTGCGCCAGGTCGATGACGAGCCCCATCGCGTGGTCGGCCACGGCCCAGTCGTTGGTGCCGGGCGTCGTCGCGGCGACGATGCCGTGCTTCGTGGCGGCATCGACGTCTACGGCGTCATACCCCACGCCGAACCGCACCACCAGCTTCAGGTCCGGGCAGGAGGCGAAGACCTCCTCGGTGTACGGCTCGCCGCCGGCCACGGACGCCGCGCAGCCCTGGAGATACTCGATCACGTCGCCAACGGGCGTCGTCGGGGCGCTCTTGCCGAACTTGATGTCGTAGCCGGCCTGCTTGAAGGGGGCCAGCTCCGGCGCATCCGGCGTGACCGCCTGCCCCATCGCTACAAGAATCGCAGTCATACCACTCCTCTGTGTGTCTGCCAGACAGCCTGTACGGGTCGCGGAGGGAGTTTAGCCGCGCGGCAGCATCGCGGCGAGTGGCGCCAGGTTCTCGGGCGCTGGCGTGAGCGTCCCCACGCCGTGCCGCAAGACCTCACGCACTACCGCCTCGTTGAACGGGGTCGGGACGCCCAGCCGCTTGCCCTCGGCCACCACGTACCCGTTCAGCTCCTCGATCTCCGTCCGCCGGCCCCGGATCACGTCCTGAAGCAGCGAGGGCCGCCCGCCAGCCATCCCCTGCGCGCCGGCGGCCATCTCATCGTGCAGGGCCTGGACGTTCCGCCCCTCGGAGGCGTCCACGAACTTCTGCGCCTCGATGCCCATCAGCGGCTCGATCTCGTAGCCGGCCGCCCGGCCGACCTTGATGACCTCGGCCGCCACCTGGATCGCGATGCCACGCGGCTCCGGCAACGTTCGGACCTCGTTGGAGCCGTAGCCGCTCAGGCCGGCAATCGGGTTCGCCATGCAGTTGACGGCCATCTTCGACCAGCGGTCCCCGAAGAGGTTGGTGGTCAGGTAGCTCTTCGCAACGCCGTTCATGATCTCGACCAGCGTGCGGGCGCGGGGTGTGTCCTGCCCATCCAGCTCGCCGATCTTGAAGCCGGTCGGGTTGCGGTCGGTCCGCATGGCGTGGCCCGGCTCGTACATGCCGGCGCTGATGGTGATCACGCAGCCGAGCGTCCGATGCCGCCCGGCCACCGCCGCGACGCGCTCGTCGTTGATGCCGTTCTGGAAGTCCACGATGACGCCGTCCGGCTCCGCCAGGAAGCGCATGATGAACGCCGTCGCCCACTCGGTGTCGTAGGCCTTGACAGCCAGGAACACGGCGTCGAACGGCTCGGTGATGCGCTGGGCCTCGTGGAGCTGGAGCGCCTTGACCTTGACGAGATGGTCGCCGCACGCTCCACTCAGCCTGAGGCCGTTCGCCTTCATCGCCTCGATGTGCGGCGGCCACTGATCGATGAACGTGACGTCGTGGCCGGCCTCCGTCAGCAGCCCGCCGACGACCGAACCGATGGCCCCGGCGCCCATAATCCCGATGCGTTGCATGGTTGATCCCCTCCGAGTACCCTGATGGTAGCCCGGCGGCGGATCGTGTGCGGGCCGCGTCGGCGCTGGCGCTGCGACGCCAGTGTGAGACAAGGGTGAATCGTGGGGTTCGTGCCCTGCGGCGCGGCTATACTCTTCGTGATGTTGCTAGCGTTTGAGCGCGGAGACCCGAAGCGACCACGCGGCCATGCCGTGGTCTATTTCCGCGCGACCACCGACCCCAACATGATCCTCGCCAGCTACGTGGTGGTGCCGCCGATCTCGATGGACTTCAGCAAGTTCATCCCGCCGATGTTCGCGGCGCAGCTGCCCGGCATCCTCCCCAGCGGTCCCCAGGTCTTCCCGCTGCCGCCCGTCCCCGAGAAGGTCGAGAGCATGGCGTTCGTCGAGGCGCTGGCAGCGTCGCGCGAGGATGACCTGATCCACTGCGGCTCGGTCGATCCGATGGACATCCAACGGATGCTCTCGCTGATGACCGAGGTCGCCAGCGAGTACGGGCAGCTGTACGAGGGCCGTCCCCCGCTGGACGATGCCGCGCCAGGGTCGTCGCCGACCGGCTCCTCGGAGGATCTGCCCGCCGCCGGCAGCGTGGACGTTGACGAGCTGTTCATGAGCCTCATGAGCGACACCGAGAAAGTGAACCGCATCGCCAAGATGCTGGGGACCGTCCGGTACGCCGTGGAAGGCCGAGACACGGCGCTCCTCGAAGAGACGGTGACGGAGATGGAGCGCATCGGGCGGCACCTTGCGAACCGCTACCGGGTCTCCGACCTGATCGAGGCGGCGCGCGATCCCGACCCGAAGAGTGGCAAACTGGCCGAGCTGTTGCTCCAACGGTGCTATAAACTCGCCGTCGAAGAGTACGACGCCCTCAAGGCGCTCGACGCCGAGATTGAGGCGCTCAAGAAGAAGGAGTCGTAACCGTGGAAGAGCAGCCGTTCGACGAGCTGGACGAGCCTGAAGCCCCCCCGCCGATCGGACTGCCCTCCCGCGATCTGGCGATCATGCTCGCCGAGGCCCTGCGCGACATGCGGGACCGCGACGAGGAGATGGACGACGAGACGATCCTCGTGCTGATCGCGGCGGCCATCGAGGCGAACAACCGCCAGCTCTACGTCGACCTGGTGGAGCGCGGCGTTCTGGAGCCCGAGGACGAGGGCGACGACGACAGCGACGAGGACGCCTCATAGGGCTGCATCTCGGGCTGCACCTCAACGCCCAGGGTGGGCCGGGCGCAAGCAACCCTGTCATCCCGAGCAACCCTGTCATCCTGATACCAAGCCCGGTTAGCCGTTTCGTGTATTCCAGCCGAGTTTCGGCCGTTTCGCCTCTACGCCTCCTGGAGCTGACGCCGCCCGCCCGGGAAATGCGGCATCGCCAGGCAGGATTGGTATGAGCAACCCTGTCATCCTGAGCAACCCTGTCATCCTGAGCAACCCTGTCATCCTGAGCAACCCTGTCATCCTGAGCAACCCTGTCATCCTGAGCCTGCGAAGGATCTCACCCGCTGACCGTCAACGCGCGCGTCAGCGGGTGAGGTTCGTCGCTGCGCTCAGAGTGACATGGCGTGTTGCACACTCTGCACGGGGCCACGGTCTGCCCGTGCCAGACGCTGTCGGCCCGTAGCCCCCTGCAAGCGCACCTGTTGGAGCCAATGCTCAGCGTGGTTTCCGGTTAGCCGCTGCTCGCGTCGAGCGCCCGTCTGAGGCGTTCCGCATACGGCACGCGCTCCTCGGGCGTCGTGAAGCGCTTCTCGCCGCTCCGGAGATACAGGTTGTCGCCGTGATAGCGCGGGAAGACGTGCAGGTGGTAGTGCCACACGTCCTGATTCCCGGCCGGCTCGTTGTGCTGGCGAAACGACGTGCCATCGCAGCCGTAGACCGCCTTGAGCGCCAGCGCAATGCGTTTCCCCGCCACCTGGACGGCCGCCAGCGCATCGTCTGGGATGTCGTAGACGCTCTCATGGTGGCCGTTCGGCACCACCAGCACGTGCCCGGCGTTCGCAGGCCACCACGCCGCCGCGATAAACGCCGTCACGTTCTCGGTCCGCAACACCACATCGGCCTGGGTTGTCCTGCCGCCAGGGTTGTCCACTCCGCGCACGACCCGGCAAAACGGGCAGTCATACGCCGACGGCTCGTGGGTGAGCGCTCCTGTCACGGTCCCTCCATTGGCGGCGCACCCCATCCTGGGGCACGATCAGCGTGTGCTACCCTGCCGACACTGTGCCATGCCGTGGGCCTCGACCCTCCAGGATCTCAACCTCCTGGGCCACGAGCCGCTGCAACATGGTCAGCACCAGGGAGTTCAGCAACCATGTGCGCCACGAGGTCGTGGCAACTTGTGAGGGGTTCATGAAGATTACCCATGTTCGACCGTGGATCGTGGCCGGGCCGCAGGAGAAGGTCGATGGCACAGTGGCCGACCGCTCCGAGCATATGGCCCGATACGTCTTCGTCCAGGTCGAGACCGACGAAGGCCTGACCGGCTGGGGAGAGATCACATCGTACCCGGGCGCCATCGCCAACCGGACCATCGCGGCGGCCCTCCGCGAGCTGAACGGGCTGCTCGTCGGCGACGACCCACGCGAAGTCGAGGCGCTCTGGCACAAGGTCTTCCGCGCCTACACCTATCTCGGGACGCGCGGCGCGGTCACCGCCATGATCAGCGCGGTGGACATCGCCTGCTGGGACATCAAGGCCCAGGCGCTCGGCGTGCCGGTCTACCAGCTGCTCGGCGGCAAGGTCCGCGACAAGGTCCAGCTCTACACCCACTTCCAGTACGACACCACCGTTGAGCGGATGGTCGAGAACGCCGTGGCCGAGGTCGGGCGTGGATCGACGGCCGTCAAGACCGACCCGTTCATCGCGGCGGGCGGCCAGATGATGCTGACCCGCCACACGGCGTACACCAACGGCGAGATCGAGCGGGAGCTGGAGAACACCGGCGTCGCGATGATCGAGGGCATCCGCAAGGCTGTCGGTCCGGACATCCAGGTGCTCATCGACGCCCACGCGATGTTCAACGTGCCGACCGCCGTCCGCCTCGCGACGCGCCTCGCCCCGTACGACATCACCTGGTTTGAGGAGCCGGTCCCGCCCGAGAGCTACGAGGCGTTGGCGACCGTCCGCAATCAGGTGCCGGTCCGCATCTGCGTCGGGGAGCGGCTGTACACGCGCTTCGAGTTCCTGCCGATCCTCAACCGCCACCTGACGGACTACATCATGCCGGACGTCACCTGGACGGGCGGCATCTCCGAGCTGAAGAAGATCGCCACGCTGGCCGAGACGTTCTACACCCCGATCTCGCCGCACGATGCCAGCGGTCCCGTCAACGTCATGGCGGGCGCCCACGTCGCGCTGTCCGTGCCGAACTTCTACCGGCTGGAAGCCCGGCGGATCAGCCTCGACTTCTACAACGCGTTCCTGGAGGAGCCGCTCACGGTGCAGGGCGACTCGCTGCTGGTATCCGACAAGCCGGGCCTCGGGGTGCGCCTCGACCTGGACTACCTGAAGTCCCACGAGGTCGACGCCTGACCCGACCCGAGACC harbors:
- a CDS encoding phosphoglycerate dehydrogenase; translation: MTAILVAMGQAVTPDAPELAPFKQAGYDIKFGKSAPTTPVGDVIEYLQGCAASVAGGEPYTEEVFASCPDLKLVVRFGVGYDAVDVDAATKHGIVAATTPGTNDWAVADHAMGLVIDLAHRISRHDRLVRSGGWGGIRGIDIYQKTIGIVGLGRIGKGVAKRAKGFDMRVVAYEPYPDMAFVEANGVELVSMEDLLAQSDFVTLHLPAMPSTHKIINAEKLALMKPTAYLINTARGKLLDEDAAYEAVVSGKIAGAGIDAWTVEPLDRVERWAALDNVVLTPHSAPSTVGVWDATWTMMNESIVGFLERGEKPVGILNPEVWDKRRK
- a CDS encoding 2-dehydropantoate 2-reductase codes for the protein MQRIGIMGAGAIGSVVGGLLTEAGHDVTFIDQWPPHIEAMKANGLRLSGACGDHLVKVKALQLHEAQRITEPFDAVFLAVKAYDTEWATAFIMRFLAEPDGVIVDFQNGINDERVAAVAGRHRTLGCVITISAGMYEPGHAMRTDRNPTGFKIGELDGQDTPRARTLVEIMNGVAKSYLTTNLFGDRWSKMAVNCMANPIAGLSGYGSNEVRTLPEPRGIAIQVAAEVIKVGRAAGYEIEPLMGIEAQKFVDASEGRNVQALHDEMAAGAQGMAGGRPSLLQDVIRGRRTEIEELNGYVVAEGKRLGVPTPFNEAVVREVLRHGVGTLTPAPENLAPLAAMLPRG
- a CDS encoding HIT domain-containing protein, giving the protein MGCAANGGTVTGALTHEPSAYDCPFCRVVRGVDNPGGRTTQADVVLRTENVTAFIAAAWWPANAGHVLVVPNGHHESVYDIPDDALAAVQVAGKRIALALKAVYGCDGTSFRQHNEPAGNQDVWHYHLHVFPRYHGDNLYLRSGEKRFTTPEERVPYAERLRRALDASSG
- a CDS encoding mandelate racemase/muconate lactonizing enzyme family protein, which encodes MKITHVRPWIVAGPQEKVDGTVADRSEHMARYVFVQVETDEGLTGWGEITSYPGAIANRTIAAALRELNGLLVGDDPREVEALWHKVFRAYTYLGTRGAVTAMISAVDIACWDIKAQALGVPVYQLLGGKVRDKVQLYTHFQYDTTVERMVENAVAEVGRGSTAVKTDPFIAAGGQMMLTRHTAYTNGEIERELENTGVAMIEGIRKAVGPDIQVLIDAHAMFNVPTAVRLATRLAPYDITWFEEPVPPESYEALATVRNQVPVRICVGERLYTRFEFLPILNRHLTDYIMPDVTWTGGISELKKIATLAETFYTPISPHDASGPVNVMAGAHVALSVPNFYRLEARRISLDFYNAFLEEPLTVQGDSLLVSDKPGLGVRLDLDYLKSHEVDA